A window of the Gossypium hirsutum isolate 1008001.06 chromosome A05, Gossypium_hirsutum_v2.1, whole genome shotgun sequence genome harbors these coding sequences:
- the LOC121228951 gene encoding uncharacterized protein, which translates to MNIIDYEREFLCLSKYTPDLVLTDEAACKRFRQILRVKIKFRLASHKITEIANKVERAKMVEQAMGLDKEKMGDKAQGKRPIDCPKSVDVTSVSSQRSTSTPQSRGSTRGGVSGRGSQGRVIDSSASHAKATIPARVYTIRTRGEGDATDVVSDPCSTYSYMRTGLINIKKLIVEIFEVRINFSNPIGHSVKVNQVCRWCPIEIQGKIFLADLLLMPFDEFDVILRMDWLSEHGVIIDCWKKNFKIQVSNGEEMEVKGMKPTGLAQIILTIKADKLIYQGCETFLSYVINLTAKSPKLEENCTVCEFSDVFSEELPRLPPDREVEFAIKVYPRTTPVCIAPYRMSLKELKELKVQLQDLLDQGFIQPSV; encoded by the exons ATGAACATTATCGATTATGAACGAGAATTTCTTTGCCTATCCAAGTATACTCCAGATTTGGTTCTTACTGATGAAGCTGCTTGCAAACGCTTCCGCCAAATATTGAGAGTTAAGATTAAATTCCGACTGGCTTCTCACAAGATTACAGAGATTGCTAATAAAGTAGAAAGAGCCAAGATGGTAGAGCAAGCAATGGGGTTAGATAAAGAGAAAATGGGTGATAAAGCTCAAGGAAAAAGACCGATTG ATTGTCCAAAGTCGGTTGATGTTACTTCTGTGTCATCTCAGAGATCAACTTCTACACCTCAAAGTCGTGGTAGTACCCGAGGTGGTGTTAGTGGTAGAGGCAGTCAGGGGAGAGTCATTGATTCATCTGCAAGTCATGCAAAGGCTACCATTCCTGCCAGAGTTTATACTATTAGGACCAGAGGGGAAGGTGATGCCACCGATGTTGTTTCtg ATCCATGTTCTACATATTCATACATGAGAACTGGGCTGATTAATATAAAGAAACTAATAGTTGAGATATTTGAGGTTagaattaatttttcaaatccGATAGGACATTCGGTGAAAGTAAATCAAGTATGTAGGTGGTGCCCTATTGAGATTCAGGGTAAAATATTTTTGGCCGATTTACTGTtgatgccatttgatgaatttgatgtgattttgagaATGGATTGGTTGTCAGAGCATGGTGTAATTATTGATTGCTGgaagaaaaattttaagatacAAGTTTCAAATGGTGAAGAGATGGAAGTGAAAGGTATGAAACCAACTGGTCTTGCCCAAATAATCTTAACAATAAAGGCAGATAAGTTGATTTACCAGGGTTGTGAAACGTTTCTTTCTTATGTCATAAATTTGACTGCGAAAAGCCCAAAATTAGAGGAAAATTGTACGGTGTGTGAATTTTCAGATGTGTTTTCGGAAGAATTACCAAGACTTCCTCCTGATCGAGAGGTGGAGTTTGCAATTAAAGTTTATCCGAGAACTACTCCAGTATGTATTGCCCCTTATCGCATGTCGCtaaaagagttgaaagaattgaaagtacaatTGCAAGATTTATTAGATCAAGGCTTTATACAACCCAGTGTGTAA